A single window of Psychromonas ingrahamii 37 DNA harbors:
- a CDS encoding SDR family NAD(P)-dependent oxidoreductase, producing the protein MNTKLMPTVLITGATSGFGLATAKKFAQHGYPLIITGRRKERLQKLSDQLSPITDVFFYQLDVRDSEAIKTFTQAIPDNFKQVSILVNNAGLALGTESADKASLDDWHTMIDTNVTGLVNVTHSLLPILRKQASASIINLASIAANWSYPGSHVYGASKAFVAQFSRNLRSDFAGTGVRVTSLEPGLSESEFSLVRFKGDKEKYQQIYNNADALQPEDIANIIFWIAEQPAHININSIEVMPTSQAWDNFKIIKHP; encoded by the coding sequence ATGAACACAAAATTAATGCCCACCGTTTTAATCACCGGAGCAACATCTGGATTTGGGCTGGCAACCGCGAAAAAATTTGCTCAACATGGTTATCCATTAATTATTACTGGCCGTAGAAAAGAACGATTGCAGAAGCTCAGCGATCAACTATCACCAATAACAGATGTCTTTTTTTATCAGTTAGATGTACGTGACAGTGAGGCTATAAAAACATTTACTCAGGCTATTCCTGATAATTTTAAGCAGGTATCAATATTGGTCAATAATGCAGGTCTTGCTTTGGGCACAGAGTCTGCAGATAAGGCATCACTGGATGACTGGCATACAATGATAGATACCAATGTCACGGGACTGGTCAATGTGACTCACAGTTTGTTACCTATATTACGTAAACAAGCATCGGCCAGTATTATTAACCTTGCGAGCATAGCAGCTAATTGGTCTTATCCGGGCAGCCATGTTTATGGTGCAAGCAAAGCATTTGTGGCACAATTTTCCAGAAATCTGCGCAGTGACTTTGCCGGGACCGGCGTACGCGTTACCAGTTTAGAACCGGGTTTATCTGAAAGTGAATTTAGCCTGGTAAGGTTTAAAGGGGATAAAGAAAAATACCAGCAAATTTATAACAATGCTGATGCCCTACAACCTGAAGATATCGCTAATATTATATTCTGGATAGCAGAGCAGCCTGCTCACATTAATATTAACAGTATAGAAGTGATGCCAACCTCTCAGGCTTGGGATAACTTTAAAATAATTAAGCATCCCTAA
- a CDS encoding taurine ABC transporter ATP-binding protein yields the protein MNTLKICDVSVVYPGSEGGESVAALSNVNLAMEQGDLVVALGASGCGKTTLLNLIAGFISPTKGYLTLGNSTVKGYPRVVCGQDIGDEITGPDAGRGVVFQKHALLPWLNVIENTALGLKLQGMDKIARRQRAAEYLKLVGLEDFHQHKIYQLSGGMQQRVGIARALANDPKMLLLDEPLGALDALTRESLQELLLDVWRETNKMMFFITHSVDEALLLATRLVVMSPRPGRITHQFDLDFNKQFLDCRDARKVKSSPEFIAMRDQVLAIIHGDELAIA from the coding sequence ATGAACACATTAAAAATTTGTGATGTATCTGTTGTTTATCCGGGCTCAGAAGGCGGGGAGTCAGTGGCCGCATTGTCGAATGTTAATTTAGCCATGGAACAGGGCGATTTAGTGGTTGCTTTAGGAGCGTCGGGTTGCGGTAAAACCACTCTGCTTAATCTAATTGCAGGTTTTATCTCGCCAACTAAGGGGTACTTAACACTAGGTAATAGTACAGTCAAAGGTTATCCCAGGGTCGTTTGTGGGCAGGATATTGGTGATGAGATTACCGGACCTGACGCCGGCCGTGGTGTTGTGTTTCAGAAACATGCGCTCTTACCCTGGCTAAATGTGATTGAAAATACAGCGCTTGGTTTAAAGCTGCAGGGAATGGATAAGATAGCGCGTCGCCAACGTGCGGCTGAATATCTTAAACTTGTTGGTCTGGAAGATTTCCATCAACATAAGATATATCAGCTCTCCGGCGGTATGCAGCAGCGAGTAGGGATTGCTCGCGCACTTGCTAATGATCCCAAAATGTTGCTTCTTGATGAGCCATTGGGTGCTCTTGATGCACTGACTCGCGAGTCGTTACAAGAACTGCTGCTTGATGTCTGGCGTGAAACCAACAAGATGATGTTCTTCATCACACATAGTGTTGATGAAGCTTTGTTGTTAGCAACTCGACTAGTGGTTATGTCGCCTAGACCCGGGCGTATTACCCATCAATTTGATTTGGATTTTAATAAACAATTTTTAGATTGTCGGGATGCTCGAAAAGTTAAATCTAGCCCTGAGTTTATAGCAATGCGTGATCAAGTTTTAGCGATTATTCATGGTGATGAATTGGCGATAGCCTAA
- the pdxR gene encoding MocR-like pyridoxine biosynthesis transcription factor PdxR, producing the protein MADFLINIELHQNSTYQQQIREKLVQLITQDTFGDKPLPSGRKMAELLGVSRNTVVLVYESLVDEGYLVARERCGFFVDPDLSMEQLPKTVQLNPKKISRQPNWCERLQKKPSKLSTLNKDENWIKYTYPFIYGHIDVNEFPLYQWRECSRIAESKGKLHEWVEGFIDMDDPQLVSQIRQQILSKRGISAKTDEVLITLGTQNSLFLLTSLLADKSVTFGVENPGYANLRHVISLCDSPVKALKIDHQGVQVGEQLKACDYVCVTPSHQYPTTVTMTIERRKALLEQACKDDFIVIEDDYESEVNFIEKPLPALKSFDQDGRVIYTGSLSKSLSPGIRIGYLVADSSLITELRKLRALHYRHPPSNNQRITALFLSQGYYDSHIRRMRQSYEKKWLLMQQGIERHLGDCEIHSTAGSFCFWIGLPAGINSHLLVDIAAEQGILVESGDSLFMQENAPENYIRLGFSAISGDKILPGLAILGELINTLKNK; encoded by the coding sequence ATGGCTGATTTTTTAATAAATATTGAGCTCCATCAAAACAGCACTTATCAGCAACAAATCCGTGAAAAATTAGTACAGCTGATCACTCAAGACACCTTTGGTGACAAGCCTCTCCCCTCCGGCCGGAAGATGGCTGAACTGCTTGGCGTATCAAGAAATACCGTTGTATTGGTCTACGAAAGCCTGGTTGATGAAGGTTATCTTGTTGCTCGTGAACGTTGTGGTTTTTTTGTTGATCCCGATTTATCCATGGAGCAGCTCCCCAAGACGGTGCAACTTAACCCTAAAAAGATTTCTCGTCAGCCAAATTGGTGCGAGCGATTACAAAAAAAACCCAGCAAGCTATCCACACTGAACAAAGATGAAAATTGGATAAAGTACACTTATCCCTTTATTTATGGACATATAGATGTCAATGAATTCCCCCTTTATCAATGGCGAGAGTGTTCTCGGATCGCGGAAAGCAAAGGTAAATTGCATGAATGGGTAGAAGGTTTTATTGATATGGATGACCCGCAGCTGGTTTCGCAGATCCGCCAGCAAATTTTATCCAAACGTGGCATCAGTGCTAAGACAGATGAAGTATTAATCACTCTGGGCACTCAAAACTCGCTGTTTTTATTAACCAGCTTATTAGCTGATAAGTCAGTCACTTTTGGTGTCGAAAATCCGGGTTATGCCAACCTACGACATGTTATCTCATTATGTGATAGTCCCGTTAAAGCGCTTAAAATTGATCATCAAGGTGTACAGGTAGGCGAACAGCTCAAAGCTTGTGATTATGTCTGCGTGACACCCAGCCATCAATACCCAACCACGGTAACAATGACAATAGAGCGCCGCAAAGCATTGCTTGAGCAAGCATGTAAAGATGACTTTATTGTTATTGAAGATGACTACGAAAGTGAAGTTAATTTTATAGAAAAGCCACTGCCGGCTCTGAAAAGTTTTGATCAGGACGGTCGAGTCATTTATACGGGCAGTTTATCCAAGTCACTCTCGCCAGGAATACGGATAGGTTATTTGGTTGCAGACAGTTCATTAATTACTGAACTGCGTAAATTGCGCGCCTTGCATTACCGTCATCCGCCATCCAATAACCAGCGCATTACAGCGTTATTTCTCAGCCAGGGTTATTATGACAGCCATATTCGCCGGATGCGTCAATCCTATGAAAAAAAGTGGCTACTGATGCAACAAGGCATTGAGCGCCATCTCGGTGACTGCGAGATCCACTCTACCGCGGGCAGTTTCTGTTTCTGGATTGGTTTACCGGCAGGTATTAACAGTCATTTATTAGTCGATATTGCAGCCGAACAGGGCATTTTAGTCGAATCTGGCGATAGTCTTTTTATGCAGGAAAATGCACCTGAAAATTATATTAGACTTGGATTTTCAGCGATTAGCGGCGACAAGATTTTACCAGGGTTAGCCATTTTGGGAGAGCTGATTAACACACTGAAGAATAAATGA
- the coaD gene encoding pantetheine-phosphate adenylyltransferase, with amino-acid sequence MKTVVFPGSFDPVTLGHIDLITRASKLAERVVIAVAVNTSKRTLFNLNERCDLLSEATAHLSGIEVIPFSGLLADFAKEHNAQALIRGIRGTTDADYELQLAQVNKALNSELETILLPANAATGFISSTVVKEVFKHNGDIDPFAPPCVKQALLIKHSENS; translated from the coding sequence ATGAAAACAGTTGTTTTTCCCGGTTCATTTGATCCGGTCACATTAGGTCATATTGATCTGATCACCAGAGCCAGTAAACTAGCGGAAAGAGTTGTTATTGCTGTGGCGGTGAACACCAGTAAAAGAACTTTGTTTAATTTAAATGAGCGCTGTGATTTATTATCCGAAGCAACGGCTCATTTAAGCGGCATTGAAGTGATTCCTTTCTCGGGTTTATTGGCAGATTTTGCTAAAGAGCATAATGCACAAGCGCTTATTCGCGGGATACGTGGTACGACAGACGCTGATTATGAATTACAACTGGCGCAAGTGAATAAAGCATTAAACTCAGAATTAGAAACCATTTTGTTACCCGCCAATGCCGCAACCGGTTTTATCTCATCAACCGTAGTTAAAGAGGTGTTCAAGCATAATGGGGATATTGACCCGTTTGCGCCACCCTGTGTGAAACAAGCGTTATTGATAAAACACTCCGAGAATAGTTAA
- the lptM gene encoding LPS translocon maturation chaperone LptM has protein sequence MKNINLFITALFFAGVLAGCGKTGPLYRTPEPATAVKQQNVQSSPEIADSDTTKINASE, from the coding sequence ATGAAAAACATTAATTTATTTATTACAGCATTGTTTTTTGCAGGGGTATTAGCGGGTTGTGGTAAAACCGGGCCGCTGTATAGAACCCCTGAACCTGCAACTGCTGTTAAACAACAAAATGTACAATCATCACCCGAAATAGCTGACAGCGACACCACAAAAATCAATGCAAGCGAATAA
- a CDS encoding GlyGly-CTERM sorting domain-containing protein (This protein contains a GlyGly-CTERM protein-sorting domain, as detected by TIGR03501. These domains are found at the C-terminus of secreted proteins in organisms that possess both rhombosortase, which is an intramembrane serine proteinase (see TIGR03902), and a type II secretion system (T2SS). In at least some cases, such as VesB from Vibrio cholerae, cleavage by rhombosortase is followed first by attachment of a glycerophosphoethanolamine-containing moiety, then by transport by the T2SS across the outer membrane and release into the medium in soluble form.), with the protein MKKIITKMLVVTAITGIFSPLAVAGTTTVTRQTHSVEGLVGVTASQTSNSISYTLGDNYSVGDEITFTFPVGALTPQNFPPNISSANLDLTLVSNDGSSILYQVDTVTGNSSGDVIALGQATINSTFLSSNRITVTVSSQHLGAAFDAAGTRSSTVAEAKSQFGTVSINPTFDNTIANDNENDPDGGTFFASADDTITFSVTNPAITGWLNIATVNSTQVTLSGEAGKMAGFSASNFSTAGTKTLTENEAKLDISYTGLITTDTITFTPDTAPLLAQTFKMDVIYNYQSAGAVSGSKKVGNQVTAGAWTLSYPNVANASVVFNHHSNTFNGAYCDIDNVFDAGETSMLTVTLPDADWGSVSSIIATVESAADITFANEGIINFVDGTLSAGLEMTLNTAGTNEQIDIVVSFTSNDANLALPQPITSTMKVNFDYEGATPTVVADSGECVNRKPVLGDVTGSGSIVERAEVTLTAQAIDHDFDNLTYTWLQTAGKTLDVDSTSATLIFNAPAVENNETYTFSVIANDGHLSSDAKEVSFTVTPSNSGGGSMGLFSLLLLPLCFLRRKKR; encoded by the coding sequence ATGAAAAAAATAATCACAAAAATGCTTGTAGTGACAGCTATTACAGGCATCTTCAGCCCTCTGGCTGTGGCGGGTACAACGACAGTTACGAGACAGACACACTCAGTAGAGGGTCTTGTTGGCGTTACGGCAAGCCAGACGTCAAACTCAATTTCATATACTCTAGGAGATAATTATAGTGTAGGGGATGAGATAACCTTTACTTTCCCGGTAGGAGCATTAACCCCTCAGAATTTCCCTCCTAATATTAGCTCAGCTAATCTTGATCTGACGTTAGTCTCAAATGATGGCTCCTCAATTCTTTACCAGGTTGATACTGTGACAGGCAATTCATCAGGAGATGTAATCGCTCTGGGGCAAGCAACAATCAACTCTACTTTCCTAAGTAGTAACAGAATCACCGTGACAGTATCATCACAACATCTTGGTGCTGCTTTTGATGCTGCGGGCACTCGTAGTTCAACGGTTGCTGAGGCTAAAAGTCAGTTCGGCACTGTTTCCATTAATCCAACCTTCGATAATACTATTGCCAATGATAATGAAAATGATCCCGATGGTGGTACTTTCTTTGCAAGTGCGGACGATACTATCACTTTTTCAGTGACGAACCCTGCCATCACGGGCTGGCTAAATATAGCTACAGTTAACAGCACTCAGGTAACACTTTCGGGCGAAGCGGGGAAAATGGCTGGTTTCAGTGCTTCAAACTTTAGTACTGCCGGTACTAAAACACTGACTGAAAATGAAGCGAAATTGGATATCTCTTATACTGGGTTGATAACCACTGATACTATTACTTTCACTCCAGATACAGCGCCTCTTTTGGCACAAACATTTAAGATGGATGTGATCTACAACTACCAGTCAGCAGGTGCAGTTTCAGGCTCGAAAAAGGTAGGCAATCAAGTGACTGCAGGTGCTTGGACATTATCGTACCCTAATGTAGCAAACGCTAGTGTTGTATTTAATCATCACAGCAACACCTTCAATGGTGCTTATTGTGATATCGATAATGTATTCGATGCCGGTGAAACCAGTATGCTCACGGTCACGCTTCCTGATGCAGATTGGGGGAGCGTATCATCTATCATAGCGACGGTAGAGAGCGCCGCCGACATTACCTTTGCAAATGAGGGTATTATTAATTTTGTGGATGGTACGTTGAGTGCTGGACTTGAAATGACGCTAAATACGGCGGGGACTAATGAGCAGATTGATATTGTAGTCAGCTTTACCTCGAATGATGCGAATCTTGCTTTACCTCAGCCTATTACCAGTACAATGAAGGTTAATTTTGATTATGAAGGCGCTACTCCAACCGTAGTCGCGGATTCTGGTGAATGTGTTAACAGGAAACCTGTGTTAGGCGATGTTACCGGATCTGGAAGTATTGTCGAAAGAGCAGAAGTTACTTTAACTGCACAGGCGATAGATCATGATTTTGATAACTTGACTTATACCTGGCTGCAGACAGCGGGCAAAACATTAGATGTTGATAGTACTAGCGCGACATTAATTTTTAATGCACCAGCAGTTGAAAATAATGAAACTTATACTTTTTCTGTTATAGCCAATGATGGTCATTTATCCTCGGATGCAAAAGAAGTATCATTTACTGTCACACCATCTAATTCAGGCGGCGGCAGCATGGGATTATTTTCCCTGTTACTGTTACCACTGTGTTTTCTTCGTCGTAAAAAACGCTAA
- the cyaY gene encoding iron donor protein CyaY, with protein sequence MNDSEFIQLADQLYQKIEEKIEESGADVDYDQNGSLLTLEFENHTKLIINRQQPLHQVWLATLENGHHYDYNNGKWIDDRSGDEFLTFLSAAIFKQSKETVDFTE encoded by the coding sequence GTGAATGATAGTGAATTTATACAATTAGCAGATCAGCTCTACCAAAAGATAGAAGAGAAAATTGAAGAATCCGGTGCAGATGTAGATTATGACCAAAATGGTAGTTTATTAACACTTGAGTTTGAAAACCATACCAAGTTAATTATTAACCGTCAGCAACCTTTGCATCAAGTTTGGTTGGCGACATTAGAGAATGGTCATCATTACGACTACAATAATGGCAAATGGATAGATGATCGCAGTGGAGATGAGTTTTTAACCTTTTTATCCGCGGCTATTTTCAAACAATCAAAAGAAACCGTCGATTTTACCGAATAA
- the tauA gene encoding taurine ABC transporter substrate-binding protein → MKKCKPLKIMAAMAGLFFASTLAAKDVTIGYMGMNNPWKHAINEKLIEKETGYKVDWRRFYSGSKVITAMASGSIDIASAGSSPIAAAVSHGIEIELVWILENIADAEALVVRNGAGITSPSDLKGKRIAVPFVSTTHFHTLFALEQFGLSDEDVRLINMQPNTIGAAWERGDIDGAFIWDPVLGKIKKDGKVLITSRTLSSWGKPTFDGLVVDKKFGKENADFMAKVLKIAADLDQEYRSNKESFDATHPIAKSISKISGSDVNDVAGVLDLYEFPDFATQLSCNWLGCGMEGGAAKSLKSTSEFLKKGKKINDLMPDYSVFVNPEYALAASKL, encoded by the coding sequence ATGAAAAAATGTAAACCACTCAAAATAATGGCCGCAATGGCTGGACTATTTTTTGCTTCAACGTTAGCGGCAAAAGATGTCACTATCGGTTACATGGGGATGAATAACCCTTGGAAGCATGCGATTAACGAAAAGTTAATTGAGAAAGAAACGGGTTACAAGGTTGATTGGAGACGTTTTTACTCAGGATCAAAAGTGATCACTGCGATGGCATCAGGATCAATTGATATTGCTTCTGCGGGGTCTAGCCCAATTGCTGCGGCAGTAAGTCATGGTATCGAGATTGAATTAGTTTGGATTCTAGAAAACATTGCCGATGCAGAAGCGCTTGTTGTACGTAATGGTGCAGGGATCACCTCTCCATCAGATTTAAAAGGCAAGCGTATTGCGGTCCCTTTTGTATCAACCACTCACTTCCATACTTTGTTTGCTTTAGAGCAGTTTGGGCTGTCTGATGAAGACGTTAGATTAATCAATATGCAACCAAATACCATTGGTGCAGCATGGGAACGTGGTGATATTGACGGCGCGTTTATCTGGGATCCTGTACTGGGTAAAATCAAAAAAGACGGTAAAGTTTTAATCACTTCAAGAACCTTAAGTTCTTGGGGTAAGCCAACCTTTGATGGTTTGGTTGTCGATAAAAAATTCGGTAAAGAAAATGCAGATTTTATGGCTAAAGTACTGAAAATTGCCGCTGATCTTGACCAAGAGTACCGTAGTAATAAAGAGTCTTTTGATGCCACTCACCCAATTGCTAAATCAATTTCAAAAATTTCGGGTAGTGACGTTAACGACGTCGCCGGTGTGTTAGACCTATATGAATTCCCTGACTTTGCTACGCAACTATCATGCAACTGGCTTGGTTGTGGTATGGAAGGTGGTGCTGCTAAGTCACTTAAGTCAACGTCAGAGTTCCTGAAAAAAGGAAAGAAAATAAATGATTTAATGCCAGATTACAGTGTTTTTGTTAATCCTGAATACGCGCTTGCAGCCTCTAAATTATAA
- a CDS encoding ABC transporter permease subunit, giving the protein MTNITKPFATSAAELGISKIKEINSKPVPEQKMVDTKEERATAAAAVSFLDKIELKIKKLTAPSAVPSGEYFGTPGVGDSRLISVCSTIFFIAIWAIATEGGFIKPIFLPSPFDVVERLIDITVDGFAGATLLEHLNASLVRIFGAFILACLIGIPLGITIGCNRVFRGIFDPLIEFYRPLPPLAYLPLIIIWLGIDESSKVTLIFLAMLAPIVLSARAGVTSVRIEQIQVAYSMGASPWQVVTQVIARGAMPDIMTGMRIAIGFGWTTLVAAEMVAAEQGIGFMVLNASEFLVTDVVIAGILVIGIIAYCFDLLMRYLEAKLIPWKGYN; this is encoded by the coding sequence ATGACTAATATTACTAAACCATTTGCGACAAGTGCCGCAGAACTGGGTATATCAAAGATAAAAGAGATCAACAGCAAGCCTGTCCCGGAACAAAAAATGGTAGACACTAAGGAGGAAAGAGCAACGGCAGCAGCGGCTGTTTCGTTTTTAGATAAGATCGAGCTTAAAATAAAAAAATTAACTGCGCCAAGTGCAGTACCAAGTGGTGAATATTTTGGCACTCCAGGTGTTGGAGACAGTCGTTTAATCAGTGTTTGCTCTACAATATTTTTTATTGCGATATGGGCAATCGCAACGGAAGGTGGTTTTATTAAACCCATCTTTTTACCATCCCCCTTTGATGTGGTTGAACGCCTAATTGATATTACCGTTGATGGCTTTGCAGGCGCAACGCTATTGGAACATCTTAATGCCAGTTTAGTACGCATTTTTGGTGCTTTTATATTAGCTTGTTTAATTGGTATTCCATTAGGTATTACTATCGGTTGTAACCGTGTTTTCCGCGGTATCTTTGATCCATTGATTGAGTTTTATCGCCCACTTCCTCCACTTGCTTATTTACCACTGATCATTATTTGGTTAGGTATTGATGAGTCCAGTAAAGTGACACTCATTTTCCTAGCGATGTTAGCTCCTATTGTATTAAGTGCACGTGCAGGAGTAACGTCAGTTCGAATTGAGCAAATCCAAGTCGCTTACTCAATGGGTGCCAGTCCATGGCAGGTAGTTACCCAAGTTATCGCTCGTGGTGCAATGCCGGACATAATGACCGGTATGCGTATCGCCATTGGATTTGGCTGGACAACCTTAGTGGCTGCTGAAATGGTGGCTGCAGAACAAGGTATCGGTTTTATGGTGCTTAATGCCTCGGAGTTTTTAGTAACGGATGTGGTTATCGCGGGTATTTTAGTGATCGGGATCATTGCCTACTGCTTTGATTTACTGATGCGTTATTTGGAAGCAAAACTGATCCCCTGGAAGGGTTACAACTAA
- a CDS encoding aminotransferase family protein: MGIMALPASEIIEKDRNHVWHHLSQHSVLKHQDPLVMVKGVGSRVWDAKGNSYLDASSGGVWCVNVGYGRTEIADAIRDQVLKLNFFASTAGTAPAAEFAEKLLEKMPGMSRVYYASSGSEANEKAFKIVRQIAQQKHGGKKHKILYRDRDYHGTTIAALSATGQEERRMHYGPFVPGFVEFPHCCEYRSQFGDVSNYGVLAANELEKVILREGPDTVGAVVFESITAGGGVITPPEGYWPAVMEICKKYNVLIHMDEVVCGMGRTGKWFGYQHYGIKPDIVTLAKGIASSYAPISCVVTTEALFDEFIADSSDRAAYFRDVSTYAGCTAGPAAALANLQILERENLVNNSAQMGDYLLKQLVTLKDKYSVIGDVRGKGLLLGIELISDSKTKKPVAEEVAIKIAGMCMKKGLIIGRTNRSFTHFNNTLCLCPVLTLTQKEADFIVATLDAVFRELLESVDLLSSTLVES; the protein is encoded by the coding sequence ATGGGTATCATGGCGTTACCAGCATCAGAGATAATAGAAAAAGACCGCAATCATGTATGGCATCACTTAAGCCAGCATAGCGTGTTAAAACATCAAGACCCGCTAGTAATGGTGAAAGGGGTGGGATCACGCGTCTGGGATGCAAAGGGTAACAGTTATCTTGACGCATCTTCCGGTGGTGTTTGGTGTGTGAATGTGGGTTATGGCCGAACAGAAATAGCAGATGCGATCCGCGATCAAGTACTCAAATTAAATTTTTTTGCCAGCACCGCAGGTACCGCGCCAGCTGCTGAATTCGCTGAAAAATTATTAGAAAAAATGCCCGGAATGAGTCGTGTTTATTACGCCAGTTCAGGTTCGGAAGCAAATGAAAAAGCGTTTAAAATTGTGCGTCAAATTGCCCAGCAAAAGCATGGTGGTAAGAAACATAAAATATTGTATCGCGATCGGGATTATCACGGCACGACTATTGCGGCACTAAGTGCAACGGGCCAAGAAGAACGGCGTATGCATTATGGGCCATTTGTTCCAGGCTTTGTGGAGTTTCCTCATTGCTGCGAGTACAGAAGTCAGTTTGGTGATGTCAGCAACTATGGCGTTTTAGCCGCTAATGAGCTTGAAAAAGTTATTCTGCGTGAAGGACCGGACACGGTAGGTGCTGTTGTTTTTGAATCTATCACTGCTGGTGGAGGTGTGATTACTCCACCAGAAGGTTATTGGCCAGCTGTTATGGAAATTTGTAAAAAATACAATGTGCTTATACACATGGATGAAGTCGTTTGTGGAATGGGTCGAACGGGTAAATGGTTTGGTTATCAGCATTATGGCATTAAACCCGATATTGTAACCCTTGCTAAGGGGATAGCATCAAGCTATGCACCCATATCCTGTGTGGTTACCACAGAAGCCTTATTTGATGAGTTTATTGCCGATAGTAGTGACCGCGCAGCCTATTTTAGAGATGTCAGTACTTATGCAGGCTGTACAGCCGGACCCGCCGCTGCTTTAGCTAATTTGCAAATATTAGAACGAGAAAATCTTGTTAATAATAGTGCCCAAATGGGTGATTACTTGCTAAAACAGCTGGTTACTCTTAAGGACAAGTACTCTGTTATTGGTGATGTGCGTGGTAAAGGGTTGCTGCTTGGTATTGAGCTGATTAGTGATAGCAAAACAAAAAAACCGGTAGCTGAAGAAGTGGCTATAAAAATTGCAGGTATGTGTATGAAAAAAGGACTGATTATAGGCCGCACTAACCGTTCCTTCACACATTTTAATAATACCTTATGTTTGTGTCCGGTATTAACGTTAACCCAAAAAGAAGCTGACTTTATTGTGGCCACGCTTGATGCTGTTTTTAGGGAATTACTCGAGTCTGTTGATCTTTTGAGTTCAACTTTGGTTGAATCTTAA
- a CDS encoding sulfite exporter TauE/SafE family protein — MEQIWLLIPVVIFAAVVRGFSGFGFAAIAVVGFNVFLAPQQSVAIVLSLDLICSMNLWRQALKQADFTTLKRLVCGSLLGIPLGYALLMLMPTEILKILICITILFFCVLLLSEYRPFNTDKTGTKIGFGLASGAGTASASVGGPMIVYYMLSSNLSTSSQRATMILFFIASEAFTIIALIAGGVVDSTLPNALLILVIPTLFSVHFGQYLFNRKPPQSLKSFALPVLIAVALFGIINATLTLLR; from the coding sequence GTGGAACAAATTTGGTTGCTCATTCCTGTGGTTATTTTTGCGGCAGTGGTACGAGGCTTTAGCGGATTTGGTTTTGCTGCGATTGCAGTCGTTGGATTCAATGTCTTTTTAGCACCCCAGCAGAGTGTCGCCATTGTATTATCTTTAGATCTTATCTGCAGTATGAACCTATGGCGGCAAGCGTTAAAACAAGCCGATTTCACCACCCTGAAAAGACTTGTTTGCGGATCATTATTAGGTATTCCACTAGGCTACGCCTTGTTAATGTTAATGCCGACAGAAATACTTAAGATACTAATTTGTATTACTATTCTTTTTTTCTGTGTGCTTTTACTGTCTGAGTATAGACCTTTTAATACAGATAAAACCGGCACTAAAATCGGTTTTGGTCTGGCCTCTGGTGCTGGAACGGCAAGTGCTTCGGTTGGTGGCCCTATGATTGTATATTATATGTTATCAAGTAACTTAAGCACGAGCTCACAGCGGGCGACAATGATTTTGTTTTTTATCGCCAGTGAGGCCTTCACCATCATTGCACTTATTGCCGGAGGGGTTGTTGACAGTACACTACCCAACGCTCTGCTAATACTTGTTATCCCGACGCTTTTTTCGGTGCATTTTGGACAATATTTATTTAACCGCAAACCACCACAATCTTTAAAAAGCTTTGCCTTACCTGTCCTGATAGCCGTCGCATTGTTTGGTATCATCAATGCCACTTTAACTCTGCTGAGATAA